The Canis lupus dingo isolate Sandy chromosome 4, ASM325472v2, whole genome shotgun sequence genome contains a region encoding:
- the BASP1 gene encoding brain acid soluble protein 1: MGGKLSKKKKGYNVNDEKAKDKDKKAEGAGTEEEGTPKESEPQAAAESAEVKEGKEEKADKDGPDAAAKPEDKEGDKDTAAAKEDAPKAEPEPTEAEGAADGKAEPPQKAEAEPAAGDAPQAAEPEPATQAAAAAGEQGQEPGEPAKTEAPAAPGAQETKSDGAPASDSKPSSGGSSSAEAAPSSKESPAATAAQAQSSAAAQAQSSAAAPGAPADDAPPAGHAEQAVALAD; this comes from the coding sequence ATGGGAGGTAAGCTGAGCAAGAAGAAGAAGGGGTACAACGTGAACGATGAGAAGGCCAAGGACAAGGACAAGAAGGCCGAAGGGGCGGGGACCGAAGAGGAGGGAACCCCGAAGGAGAGCGAGCCCCAGGCGGCCGCCGAGAGCGCCGAGGTGAAGGAGGGCAAGGAGGAGAAGGCCGACAAGGACGGGCCCGACGCGGCCGCCAAGCCCGAAGACAAGGAAGGCGACAAAGACACGGCGGCGGCCAAGGAAGACGCCCCGAAGGCGGAGCCCGAGCCCACGGAGGCGGAGGGGGCGGCCGACGGCAAGGCCGAGCCCCCCCAGAAGGCCGAGGCCGAGCCGGCGGCCGGCGACGCCCCCCAGGCCGCGGAGCCCGAGCCGGCGACCCAGGCCGCGGCCGCGGCGGGGGAGCAGGGCCAGGAGCCCGGGGAACCCGCAAAGACTGAGGCTCCCGCAGCTCCCGGCGCGCAGGAGACGAAAAGCGACGGGGCCCCGGCTTCAGACTCAAAACCcagcagcggcggcagcagcagcgccGAGGCGGCCCCGTCCAGCAAGGAGAGCCCGGCGGCCACGGCGGCCCAGGCCCAGAGCTCGGCCGCGGCCCAGGCCCAGAGCTCGGCcgccgcccccggcgcccccgcggACGACGCGCCCCCTGCCGGCCACGCCGAGCAAGCCGTCGCGCTGGCCGACTGA